A single genomic interval of Lathyrus oleraceus cultivar Zhongwan6 chromosome 7, CAAS_Psat_ZW6_1.0, whole genome shotgun sequence harbors:
- the LOC127103974 gene encoding uncharacterized protein LOC127103974 — protein sequence MGRISDFLGAPQSSVRRRPNQVIIQGEEPTIDQVRPPRQAPDERVIGARLEQQSIRREVPEEQPRRVIMVNRDQDADEVIHRVRRENMMENDLTSMIERIMAQNGLNTGIRRPNYSSPLSEYVLQIELPRGCKIPKFTKFSGDTSESTIEHIAKYMTEAGDLANSENLRTKYFPSSLTKNAFTWFTTLPPNSIDAWPHLERLFHEQFYMGQTKISLKELASIKRKFTEPIDDYLNRFRLLKSRCFTIVSEHKLVEMAAGDRVRQVERLKSEKARANKNYKKERVAYVEFEDGESEISDDPYGLEEFEVDLAELKKAPPYACKLLTPSNGRNPIETEKNNRFPKKTYTFDVTKCDEIFDLLVKDGQMIVPHNTKIPPLEQRKKKGFCKYHNFLGHKTSQCFLFRDLIQNAIRDGRLKFADKGKNQMKVDANPLNIADTNYAEPVEINMIDVGEAEAVKATRTEGYALDGKQATDGLNHDVPFRISELGGTKLNWRLYWGGSTRNS from the exons ATGGGACGCATATCAGATTTCCTAGGCGCTCCACAGTCTTCTGTTCGACGCAGGCCAAACCAGGTTATAATCCAGGGAGAAGAACCAACTATAGATCAGGTTCGACCACCAAGGCAAGCGCCTGACGAAAGGGTCATAGGGGCAAGATTGGAACAACAGTCAATTCGACGGGAAGTCCCTGAAGAACAACCTAGGAGAGTGATAATGGTTAATAGAGACCAGGATGCAGACGAAGTAATTCATAGGGTCAGGCGGGAAAACATGATGGAAAATGACTTAACTAGTATGATAGAGAGAATCATGGCCCAGAATGGCCTGAATACAGGAATTCGACGGCCAAATTATTCCTCTCCTTTATCAGAATATGTCCTACAAATAGAATTACCAAGGGGTTGTAAAatccctaagttcaccaaattctcaggggacactagtgaaTCCACTATAGAACACATAGCCAAATACATGACTGAGGCAGGGGATTTGGCGAACAGTGAGAACCTAAGAACGAAATATTTCCCCAGTTCTTTAACAAAGAACGCCTTCACGTGGTTTACAACTTTGCCACCAAATTCCATAGATGCTTGGCCTCATTTGGAAAGATTGTTTCATGAGCAATTCTACATGGGCCAAACTAAGATAAGTCTTAAGGAATTAGCCAGTATCAAAAGAAAATTCACCGAACCTATAGATGATTATCTGAATAGGTTCCGTTTGTTGAAATCTAGATGCTTTACAATAGTGTCTGAACACaagttggtcgaaatggccgctggAG ACAGGGTTCGACAGGTCGAACGCTTAAAATCAGAAAAGGCAAGAGCGAATAAGAATTATAAGAAAGAGAGGGTTGCTTATGTCGAATTCGAAGATGGGGAGTCTGAAATCTCTGATGACCCTTATGGTCTTGAGGAATTCGAAGTAGATTTGGCTGAATTAAAAAAAGCACCACCTTATGCCTGCAAATTACTTACACCTTCGAATGGCAGGAACCCTATCGAAACTGAAAAGAATAATAGATTTCCTAAAAAGACTTACACATTTGATGTTACCAAATGTGACGAGATCTTCGATTTATTAGTAAAAGATGGCCAAATGATAGTGCCTCATAATACCAAAATTCCTCCATTAGAACAACGAAAGAAAAAAGGCTTCTGTAAATATCACAATTTTTTAGGCCATAAAACCTCACAAtgctttcttttcagggatcttattCAGAATGCAATTAGGGATGGCCGCCTCAAGTTCGCTGATAAAGGAAAAAACCAGATGAAGGTTGACGCTAATCCCCTCAACATTGCTGATACAAATTATGCTGAACCTGTCGAAATCAACATGATTGACGTAGGGGAAGCAGAGGCTGTAAAGGCAACAAGAACTGAAGGCTATGCGCTAGATGGAAAGCAGGCTACTGATGGCCTAAATCACGATGTTCCCTTTAGAATCTCTGAACTAGGGGGAACAAAACTaaactggagactttactgggga ggaagcacgagaaacaGCTGA